In Saprospiraceae bacterium, a genomic segment contains:
- a CDS encoding efflux RND transporter periplasmic adaptor subunit yields the protein MKLQLLKSAAFLFIFLTSCQNKTIESDPQSKLAELKQQAKDINDQIKALQIQIAESDTTNLSKKSKIVVVDTLKPIDFAYYIDVQGLVESDLNVLASPQTPGVVTAIYVNEGEKVQAGKILATLDAGPIRKAQEEIKTGLDLAITLYDKQKRLWDQQIGSEAQYLQAKNQKEQLEQKLKTLDAQIAMSYIKAPVSGTVDAVLLKIGEMAAPGMSGIRVVNNNEMSIKAQLSDKYVNEVKKGDKVSIEIPGKNLEFNSRIEYVSNSISARSRTFIIDVALPKSKYTFNSNQSVRLKINSSNIPKALVISTNLIQTSINGEEYVLIAVQENGFWHAKRKNITTGISYQGQTEIKQGLTAGDQIISSGYSELVDGQMIAL from the coding sequence ATGAAGCTTCAACTCTTAAAAAGTGCCGCATTTCTTTTTATTTTTCTTACGAGCTGTCAAAACAAGACCATTGAATCCGACCCACAGTCAAAATTGGCAGAACTCAAACAGCAAGCGAAAGATATCAATGACCAGATAAAGGCATTACAAATTCAGATTGCGGAATCAGACACTACGAATTTATCAAAAAAATCCAAAATTGTTGTCGTAGATACTTTGAAACCGATTGATTTCGCATACTATATCGATGTTCAGGGCCTGGTAGAATCTGATCTCAATGTCCTAGCATCCCCCCAAACACCTGGAGTAGTCACGGCTATTTACGTCAATGAGGGAGAAAAGGTTCAGGCAGGTAAAATTTTGGCTACACTAGATGCAGGCCCTATCAGAAAAGCTCAGGAAGAAATCAAAACCGGTTTGGATCTGGCGATTACACTGTATGATAAGCAAAAGAGGTTGTGGGACCAGCAAATCGGTTCGGAGGCACAATATCTTCAGGCTAAAAATCAAAAAGAGCAACTTGAACAAAAGCTCAAAACGCTCGACGCTCAAATCGCAATGAGTTATATTAAAGCTCCAGTTTCAGGCACCGTAGATGCTGTCCTCCTGAAAATTGGAGAAATGGCAGCTCCCGGCATGTCAGGCATTCGCGTTGTCAACAATAATGAAATGTCGATAAAAGCTCAATTGAGCGATAAATACGTGAATGAAGTCAAAAAAGGAGACAAAGTAAGCATCGAAATTCCAGGTAAAAATCTGGAGTTTAATTCCCGTATTGAATACGTTTCAAATTCAATCAGTGCAAGATCCCGAACATTTATTATCGATGTTGCCTTGCCTAAATCAAAATATACTTTTAATAGCAATCAATCTGTCAGATTAAAAATCAATTCAAGCAATATTCCCAAAGCATTGGTCATTTCTACAAATCTGATACAAACCAGCATCAATGGTGAAGAATATGTTTTGATAGCAGTACAGGAAAATGGATTTTGGCATGCAAAGCGTAAGAATATCACAACAGGAATTTCGTATCAGGGCCAAACGGAAATAAAGCAAGGTTTAACCGCAGGTGATCAAATTATTTCTAGTGGTTATAGCGAGTTGGTAGATGGTCAAATGATAGCCCTTTAA
- a CDS encoding type I restriction enzyme HsdR N-terminal domain-containing protein: MKIKNSKVFDPVRQKWYVFTPEEKVRQCLIIWLNKYCQIPYSRMAVEKKIVVFNRLKRFDLLVYDQHLKAKILFECKEPGFPIHQSIFNQAAVYNFDLKAPFLGICNGFELIVAEIDFLKNTYQFTDRLPNYPF; encoded by the coding sequence TTGAAAATAAAAAATTCAAAGGTCTTTGATCCCGTAAGGCAAAAATGGTATGTATTCACGCCAGAAGAAAAGGTAAGGCAATGTCTGATCATCTGGTTAAATAAATATTGTCAAATTCCTTACAGTAGAATGGCAGTTGAAAAGAAAATAGTAGTTTTCAATCGTTTAAAACGATTTGATCTGCTTGTTTACGACCAACATCTAAAGGCTAAGATACTTTTTGAGTGTAAGGAACCCGGTTTTCCCATACATCAATCCATATTCAACCAGGCAGCAGTTTATAATTTTGATTTAAAAGCGCCTTTCTTGGGTATTTGTAATGGATTTGAACTGATCGTCGCCGAAATTGATTTTCTGAAGAACACTTACCAATTCACTGATCGGCTCCCAAATTATCCATTTTGA
- a CDS encoding oligosaccharide flippase family protein has product MAFFNHAFRNLLAKIATAGIAFCATLMLPSMVGIEHFGIYAYIVVCIGFIIPITSFGFGAGTIYLLSSKRYHIHNTLITQLVLACFFGLLNVLFLLLLNAVGWLGSSFDEISQIEWLFFLTACWMQTLNFFMGRSLFGVSAFGSLNILDLTSSALHPILLLGSLCFFGGEQLYYIFFAQWLFALILFLMHVSILFRFSFQYSFDKLFVKDSLSYGLKSWLGDMALRANLRLDQMILGAISTATNIGVYNIAVKLTELIWYFPDALGPVLFNRLAETDSEVVRIGLLARIHRVVLCLCAMLSFIWILVVYFMVIPCFFKDSSQELNFAFFYPYAGLVNFGFFKIAYKIIFLLRQSNMDELCKFGRKCTCIRTLFFTHS; this is encoded by the coding sequence TTGGCATTCTTTAATCATGCATTTCGAAATCTACTCGCTAAAATAGCAACAGCAGGGATTGCATTCTGTGCAACTTTGATGTTGCCGAGCATGGTCGGAATTGAACATTTTGGAATTTACGCATATATCGTCGTATGTATAGGCTTTATCATTCCTATCACTTCTTTCGGTTTTGGTGCCGGAACGATTTATTTATTGAGTTCCAAACGATATCATATTCACAATACCCTGATTACCCAATTGGTCCTTGCATGTTTCTTTGGTTTACTCAATGTATTGTTCTTGCTTTTACTAAATGCTGTGGGTTGGCTTGGTTCTTCGTTTGATGAAATTTCACAAATCGAATGGCTGTTTTTTTTAACAGCATGCTGGATGCAAACATTAAACTTTTTTATGGGCAGATCCCTTTTTGGGGTTTCAGCTTTTGGATCTTTGAATATTCTTGATTTAACATCAAGCGCGCTTCATCCTATCTTGTTGCTTGGTAGTTTGTGCTTTTTTGGAGGTGAACAACTTTATTACATTTTTTTTGCGCAATGGCTTTTTGCATTGATTTTGTTTTTGATGCACGTTTCTATTTTATTTCGATTCAGTTTTCAATACAGTTTTGATAAATTGTTTGTAAAAGATTCACTGAGTTATGGTCTAAAATCCTGGTTGGGGGATATGGCATTGAGAGCCAATTTGAGATTGGACCAAATGATTCTGGGCGCCATAAGCACTGCCACAAATATAGGTGTCTACAACATTGCAGTTAAACTAACAGAACTCATTTGGTATTTTCCGGATGCACTTGGACCTGTATTATTCAATAGGCTTGCGGAAACTGATTCCGAAGTGGTAAGAATTGGATTATTGGCGCGTATTCACCGCGTAGTTTTATGTCTTTGTGCTATGTTATCTTTTATTTGGATTTTAGTCGTTTATTTTATGGTGATTCCATGTTTTTTTAAAGATTCATCTCAGGAATTGAACTTTGCTTTTTTTTATCCTTATGCCGGGCTCGTTAATTTTGGTTTCTTCAAAATTGCTTACAAAATTATTTTCCTCCTCCGGCAAAGTAATATGGACGAGTTATGTAAGTTTGGCAGGAAGTGTACTTGCATTCGGACTTTGTTTTTTACTCATTCCTAA
- a CDS encoding O-antigen ligase family protein: MNSQHNEILWRTDPGEGKLITFIFILLCLLAASLPFENILIILAEIDTPFRPHRILAIIIGFLIFLIIPLRNLIYSSNDLKLAGIYLLGLIPTFVAFLDNRLEFDYFLLTSLQLFIILWIYFMVKSLQLSELRIKHLFHIFCCFTLLNAIYMIYIFVFEDIGRQSGFMDNPNYAAFTLNISLAFYLYKLVLPGSQVQKYFRLYYLLAFCIVLAGIFVTGSRSALVSLILTILLFGIIHFSWKRLFVSLLFIFGVFIWVRQHEIGQKYLDVVPLLNRLEALSGREESRLTLWIQGWRAFEDTYFLGLGIEQFKNPKIYSQYLQTSDNPMLVSQEGLVLHNDYLAVLFEFGILPFLLFISFYFNIFYKLLMQLKQQEGSLWFVCFVNVLVFSFFDTTFQSLPFWFVILLLSALADMKLSRSQFTLDEQSMSISK, encoded by the coding sequence ATGAACTCACAGCATAACGAAATTTTATGGCGAACCGACCCGGGTGAAGGCAAATTGATAACATTCATTTTTATACTTCTGTGTTTGTTGGCTGCAAGTTTACCCTTTGAAAATATCCTCATAATCCTTGCTGAAATAGATACACCTTTCAGGCCTCATAGGATTTTAGCTATTATCATTGGCTTCCTCATTTTTTTAATTATTCCACTCCGGAATTTAATTTATTCTTCGAATGATTTAAAATTGGCCGGTATTTATTTGTTAGGACTTATTCCAACATTTGTTGCCTTCCTGGATAACAGGCTTGAGTTCGATTATTTCTTACTAACAAGCTTACAGCTCTTTATTATTTTGTGGATCTACTTTATGGTAAAATCACTCCAATTGTCAGAGCTTAGAATCAAGCACTTATTTCATATATTTTGTTGTTTTACTTTGCTCAATGCCATTTATATGATTTATATTTTTGTGTTTGAGGATATCGGACGACAAAGTGGTTTTATGGATAATCCTAATTATGCAGCGTTTACGCTCAATATCTCATTAGCCTTTTATCTTTATAAATTAGTTTTGCCGGGTAGCCAAGTACAAAAATATTTCAGACTTTATTATCTGCTTGCCTTTTGTATTGTGCTTGCAGGAATATTTGTTACAGGTTCAAGAAGTGCATTGGTTTCCTTAATACTTACCATTTTGTTATTTGGTATCATCCACTTCAGCTGGAAAAGACTTTTTGTTTCATTGCTATTTATTTTCGGTGTATTTATTTGGGTTCGGCAGCATGAAATCGGCCAAAAATATCTGGATGTTGTTCCTTTGTTGAATAGATTGGAAGCTCTTTCAGGACGAGAGGAATCCCGGCTGACTTTATGGATACAGGGTTGGCGTGCATTCGAAGATACTTATTTTTTAGGTCTTGGAATCGAACAGTTTAAAAACCCAAAAATCTACAGCCAATATTTGCAAACCTCTGATAATCCAATGTTAGTTTCTCAGGAAGGATTGGTTTTACACAATGATTATCTGGCTGTATTATTCGAATTTGGCATCCTTCCTTTTCTTCTTTTTATAAGTTTTTATTTCAATATATTTTATAAACTTTTAATGCAACTCAAACAGCAAGAGGGTTCTTTGTGGTTTGTTTGTTTTGTAAACGTCCTTGTTTTTTCGTTTTTTGATACTACATTTCAGTCACTTCCCTTTTGGTTTGTAATTTTACTCTTGAGTGCATTGGCAGACATGAAATTGAGCAGGTCTCAATTTACATTAGATGAACAATCAATGTCAATTTCAAAGTGA
- the asnB gene encoding asparagine synthase (glutamine-hydrolyzing), whose amino-acid sequence MCGICGFNHRDKNGLSAMLTKLQHRGPDHEGLYLNDDWSLGMRRLAIIDLAGGQQPVWNEDQSICAVINGEIYNYKKIRNLLLECGHKLTSVADSEIIVHLYEEFGFEMFDYLEGMFSFCILDLANNTCILARDRFGEKPLYYFHKGADFAFASEIQSLLKFPGIERKLNTAHLRSLLHFGYNLHPATLLQNVQLLKPGHFVVFKNGNLESKAYYQWNYDHIKTNIEEHEALQVGRNLLVQSVEKQMVADVPLGCFLSGGIDSSTISAIMQNLSSKAINTFNAKFEEADFDESAIARKVAKHLGSDHHELFVPNAVFQESFFWELLTHTGQPFIDSSSIPSYLISKEIQNHVKVVLSGDGGDELFGGYEDFRWGTQIEFLRKLGPNLNSIVLSFIQALPELSVRTKDWKRGALKALEISARQENELISLLYAIFSGDEQTQLLKNKWSSNNALPYPEHFANWSTMRKLMWFRTAYSLPDDMLVKVDRMSMRHSIEVRCPFLDRSLFEFAATLPDHFLRRGKQNKWLLRKMMQNMLPQEVFSHPKQGFNFPLHKFFNPAFKTFCYATMHKNHPLFELMDYASVMQIVKSGFEQNQSTAQQSIYKSAHKLWLLLQIFAWTTHFEIDIDCSSNVN is encoded by the coding sequence ATGTGTGGAATATGTGGATTCAATCATCGAGATAAAAATGGCTTAAGCGCGATGCTTACAAAATTGCAACATCGCGGACCAGACCATGAAGGGCTTTATCTGAACGATGATTGGAGCCTCGGAATGAGAAGATTAGCTATCATTGATTTGGCCGGAGGCCAACAACCCGTGTGGAATGAAGACCAAAGCATCTGCGCTGTGATCAATGGTGAAATTTATAATTATAAAAAAATTCGAAATTTACTCCTGGAATGTGGACACAAACTAACAAGTGTTGCTGATTCGGAAATCATTGTTCACCTCTATGAAGAATTTGGTTTTGAAATGTTTGATTATCTCGAAGGAATGTTCTCCTTTTGCATTCTTGATCTGGCAAATAATACATGCATACTGGCACGCGATAGATTCGGAGAAAAACCTTTGTATTATTTTCATAAAGGAGCGGATTTTGCCTTTGCAAGTGAAATTCAGTCATTATTGAAGTTTCCAGGAATTGAAAGAAAACTAAATACCGCACATCTTAGATCCCTCTTGCATTTTGGATACAATTTACATCCTGCTACCCTTCTACAAAACGTACAGCTCTTAAAACCGGGACATTTCGTAGTTTTTAAAAATGGAAATCTAGAAAGTAAAGCTTATTACCAATGGAATTACGATCATATAAAGACGAATATTGAAGAACACGAAGCACTTCAAGTTGGGCGGAATTTATTAGTTCAGTCTGTAGAAAAACAAATGGTGGCCGATGTCCCTTTAGGCTGTTTCTTATCCGGTGGCATTGATTCAAGCACGATTTCAGCAATCATGCAAAACCTCTCGTCAAAAGCTATCAACACATTTAATGCAAAATTTGAAGAAGCTGATTTCGACGAAAGCGCTATTGCCCGCAAAGTAGCGAAACATTTGGGAAGCGATCATCATGAATTATTTGTGCCCAATGCTGTATTTCAGGAATCCTTCTTTTGGGAATTGCTTACGCATACAGGTCAACCCTTCATTGATTCATCAAGCATACCAAGTTATTTAATATCCAAAGAAATTCAAAATCACGTCAAAGTGGTCTTATCAGGAGATGGAGGTGATGAACTCTTCGGGGGATACGAAGATTTTAGATGGGGTACTCAAATTGAATTTTTACGAAAATTGGGCCCAAACCTAAATTCAATTGTGCTGTCATTCATACAAGCTTTACCTGAATTATCTGTCCGCACTAAAGACTGGAAACGCGGGGCTCTAAAGGCTCTTGAAATATCAGCCAGACAAGAAAACGAATTGATATCCCTACTCTACGCTATCTTTTCTGGAGATGAACAAACACAACTCCTTAAAAACAAGTGGAGTTCAAATAATGCGCTGCCCTACCCTGAGCATTTTGCAAATTGGTCAACGATGAGAAAATTAATGTGGTTCAGAACGGCTTACTCCTTGCCAGACGACATGTTAGTCAAAGTGGACCGCATGAGTATGCGTCATTCCATTGAAGTTCGATGCCCCTTTCTCGACAGAAGTTTATTTGAATTTGCGGCTACATTACCAGATCATTTTTTAAGAAGAGGAAAACAAAATAAATGGTTGCTCCGGAAAATGATGCAAAACATGCTACCACAGGAAGTATTTTCGCATCCCAAACAAGGGTTTAATTTTCCTTTGCACAAATTTTTTAATCCGGCATTTAAAACATTCTGTTATGCAACCATGCACAAAAATCACCCATTGTTTGAATTAATGGATTATGCTTCGGTGATGCAAATTGTTAAGTCCGGATTTGAACAAAATCAATCAACTGCCCAACAAAGTATTTATAAAAGCGCACACAAACTTTGGCTGTTGTTGCAAATTTTTGCATGGACAACTCACTTTGAAATTGACATTGATTGTTCATCTAATGTAAATTGA
- a CDS encoding NAD-dependent epimerase/dehydratase family protein, translated as MLILKKIFLTGGAGFVGYHLAMQWAKDPNIELYIIDNLNSYYDVKLKYKRLENLGFLQDLLETKYWLNSNKYPNVFFLKADLSQTGQSNSLIRELQCNYIIHLAAQAGVRYSFENPEAYINSNVLGFYQIMELAKTWKVRHFIFASSSSVYGGNDEIPFLEHHSILKPLNLYAASKASNELLAYSYANLYHIPSSALRFFTVYGPYGRPDMAYFKFLDHIYSGANIEVFGNGELQRDFTHVNDIVISMLKLLDLPPTTHEPFSVYNIGNNKPIQLLYFIRLLEKYSEKKANLKFTETYNGEMKITYANIDKLASKIDFAPQISIEDGLYSFVEWYNSTENPLRVMA; from the coding sequence ATTCTAATTTTGAAAAAAATATTCTTAACCGGAGGCGCTGGATTTGTAGGTTATCATCTGGCCATGCAATGGGCAAAGGATCCGAATATTGAATTGTACATCATAGATAATTTGAATTCTTATTACGATGTAAAGTTAAAGTACAAGAGATTGGAGAATCTTGGATTTCTTCAGGATTTATTAGAAACCAAGTACTGGTTGAATTCAAATAAATACCCAAATGTATTTTTTCTGAAAGCAGATCTATCGCAAACGGGTCAAAGCAATTCCTTGATCAGAGAATTGCAATGTAATTATATCATTCATCTTGCTGCTCAAGCTGGGGTGCGATACAGTTTCGAAAATCCGGAGGCTTATATTAATTCAAATGTCTTGGGTTTTTACCAAATCATGGAATTAGCCAAAACATGGAAGGTCAGACATTTCATTTTTGCCAGCAGCAGTAGTGTATATGGAGGTAATGATGAAATCCCATTTCTTGAACATCACTCCATTTTAAAGCCACTCAATTTGTACGCTGCAAGTAAAGCGTCGAATGAACTATTAGCTTATTCCTATGCGAATCTATACCATATTCCAAGTTCAGCTTTGAGGTTTTTTACCGTGTATGGACCTTATGGTAGACCGGATATGGCTTATTTTAAGTTTCTGGATCATATTTATTCTGGGGCAAACATTGAAGTTTTTGGAAATGGTGAATTGCAAAGGGATTTTACGCACGTAAATGATATTGTCATTTCTATGCTTAAATTATTGGATCTCCCCCCGACTACCCATGAACCCTTTTCGGTCTATAATATAGGAAATAATAAGCCTATCCAATTATTGTATTTCATCCGATTGTTGGAAAAATATTCCGAAAAAAAGGCAAATCTTAAATTTACAGAAACTTATAATGGTGAAATGAAAATTACATATGCCAATATAGATAAACTTGCTTCAAAGATAGATTTTGCTCCTCAAATTAGCATTGAAGACGGATTGTATAGTTTTGTGGAATGGTATAATTCTACGGAAAATCCATTGCGCGTAATGGCTTAA
- a CDS encoding acyltransferase — MVEQILMVLRFFLIKYLNPSKIISQGIHAVGIGSIFKIRGLLRLGRRTSFGRYNYVDIQGKLSIGDRCFINDQVRLVCHKEIIIGNNVLIAAGVSIYDHDHKTKMLDGQMVFDGYTTASIHIGDNVWIGEKVMILKGVSIGNNVIIGAGSVVNADIATNSVAVGNPCKVVKSLS; from the coding sequence ATGGTAGAACAAATTTTAATGGTGTTGCGTTTTTTTCTGATTAAATATCTCAATCCTAGTAAAATTATTTCGCAAGGTATACATGCAGTCGGGATCGGTAGTATTTTTAAAATCAGAGGATTATTGCGTTTAGGGCGACGTACAAGTTTTGGCAGATATAATTATGTGGATATTCAAGGAAAACTTAGTATAGGTGACCGTTGTTTTATCAATGACCAGGTGAGATTGGTTTGTCACAAAGAAATTATAATTGGCAACAATGTACTCATAGCAGCAGGTGTTTCCATTTATGATCATGATCATAAAACCAAAATGCTGGATGGCCAAATGGTGTTTGATGGTTATACCACAGCTTCTATTCATATTGGAGACAATGTTTGGATTGGAGAAAAGGTAATGATCTTAAAAGGAGTTTCGATTGGCAACAATGTGATCATAGGAGCCGGTTCTGTAGTCAATGCAGATATTGCCACCAATTCCGTTGCTGTTGGGAATCCTTGTAAAGTTGTGAAATCTCTTAGCTGA
- a CDS encoding glycosyltransferase has translation MKYLILGPQYKKAKTEIGGTTVSFDLLCEYARSFGKEISVIRTNKFSKKYFNYLNYIWILFFSAIRIPRCKIVLLNVSPSGMYFLSPVLFLYSKLWSKKFVIRVFGGNEEKIYSSGNIIKNIIFEKIIRNADLLLLQTKNLVENFKKRVKNVSWLPTSRKIPSDIRSRSAYRKKLVFVSQIHEAKGIKLILELKTILPEEYVLDVYGPILEEKYQNLISEPFYKGVFDPQNVFEVLKGYDILLLPTRHLGEGYPGIIIEALCSAVPVICSKWLSLPELIVHEQNGFLISSRMADDWLQLIQKIDEPAYLMLSENALKSGAEFDGSKVNRELFQKLDAICTV, from the coding sequence ATGAAGTATTTAATCCTGGGTCCGCAATATAAAAAGGCGAAGACTGAAATTGGTGGTACAACCGTTAGTTTTGATTTACTTTGTGAATACGCAAGAAGCTTTGGGAAGGAAATATCTGTAATAAGGACGAATAAATTTTCAAAAAAATATTTTAACTATTTAAATTATATATGGATTTTATTTTTCTCGGCTATAAGAATTCCGAGATGTAAAATTGTTTTGTTAAACGTGAGTCCAAGTGGCATGTATTTTCTTTCCCCGGTTTTATTTCTATATTCTAAATTGTGGAGTAAAAAATTTGTGATTCGGGTTTTTGGAGGGAATGAAGAGAAAATCTATTCATCCGGGAATATTATTAAAAATATAATTTTTGAAAAGATTATACGAAATGCAGATCTGCTTTTATTACAAACAAAAAACTTGGTAGAAAATTTTAAAAAAAGAGTGAAGAACGTTTCCTGGTTACCTACTTCCCGTAAAATTCCTTCAGATATTAGATCCCGATCTGCTTATCGAAAGAAATTGGTATTTGTAAGCCAGATCCATGAAGCAAAAGGGATCAAGCTGATTCTTGAACTTAAAACAATACTTCCGGAGGAATATGTCCTGGATGTATATGGGCCCATACTGGAAGAAAAGTATCAAAATTTGATATCAGAACCATTTTATAAAGGGGTTTTCGACCCTCAAAATGTTTTTGAAGTCCTCAAAGGATATGATATTCTGTTGTTGCCAACCAGACATTTGGGCGAAGGTTATCCGGGAATCATTATTGAAGCATTATGTTCGGCAGTGCCGGTCATTTGCTCAAAATGGTTAAGCTTACCGGAGTTGATTGTCCATGAGCAGAACGGATTTTTAATAAGCTCTCGAATGGCCGATGATTGGCTACAGCTTATCCAAAAAATTGATGAACCAGCTTATTTAATGTTGAGCGAAAATGCATTAAAATCTGGAGCTGAATTTGATGGGTCGAAAGTGAACAGAGAGCTCTTTCAAAAATTGGATGCAATTTGTACGGTGTAA
- the asnB gene encoding asparagine synthase (glutamine-hydrolyzing), producing MCGILGFISKDEKFIAEEKGLNIKHRGPDDTGYYQSDGLKLIHHRLSILDLSYKGHQPMFSHDERFVIIFNGEIYNHIELRERIGSGVVYKSQSDTETILYAYEKWGVDAFAELNGIFALAIFDTHSKELIVARDPFGVKPLYYFQSGDAFCFGSELKSFLNFPDLDKSIDYSALFNYIQFLWSPGSRTPFLNIHKLDSGTYIRLHIERPSEMQISRYYQWPLNAKPKFRSEKQWVDALDTCMQQAVERQLQADVPVGYFVSGGLDSSLLVAIQKHLYPDRAIKGYTISDAINTSEGFEEDLPFAQMLASHLNIDLEIISSNNISPSDFDDMIWHMDEPQGDAVPLYISAISKLARAQGHVVLISGIGGDDLFAGYRRHLAYSLDPYTAKLPLAFRRFIKNTSRILPDDVPGLRRLKKVLSGFDFTNMNDRLLGYFDWIPTEETRKLFSDPVLQALADYNPHAVFLKDLDSISEASSNLTKQLYLEAKYYLPEHNLNYTDKVGMKHGIEIRVPFLDKDLVELSFSIPDEFKLKGKTTKYILRKLAERYLPPEIIHRKKTGFGGPVRTWIKSEFQTAIDRDLSAEHMKSQGIFNPKAVNQLIQANKTGKRDAAYSILALLAIQSWLRQFGR from the coding sequence ATGTGTGGTATTTTAGGATTTATTTCAAAAGATGAGAAATTTATTGCCGAAGAGAAGGGCTTGAATATAAAGCATCGGGGACCGGATGATACAGGTTATTATCAAAGTGATGGTTTGAAACTTATACATCACAGGCTTTCCATTCTGGACCTGAGTTATAAGGGACATCAACCCATGTTTTCACATGATGAAAGATTTGTTATTATATTCAATGGAGAAATTTACAACCATATCGAGTTGCGTGAGCGCATAGGTAGTGGTGTTGTATATAAATCTCAATCGGATACAGAGACCATCCTGTATGCGTATGAAAAATGGGGAGTGGATGCATTCGCTGAATTGAATGGAATATTTGCATTGGCCATTTTTGATACACACTCTAAAGAATTGATTGTTGCCCGGGATCCATTTGGGGTTAAACCCCTTTACTATTTTCAGAGCGGAGATGCGTTTTGTTTTGGGTCTGAACTTAAATCATTTTTGAATTTTCCGGATTTGGATAAATCAATAGATTATTCAGCACTTTTTAATTATATCCAGTTTCTTTGGTCTCCGGGAAGTCGAACGCCCTTCCTTAATATTCATAAACTTGATTCGGGAACTTATATCAGGCTACACATAGAGAGACCTTCCGAAATGCAAATTTCAAGATATTATCAATGGCCGTTGAATGCCAAGCCCAAGTTCAGATCTGAAAAGCAATGGGTGGATGCTTTGGATACATGTATGCAACAAGCCGTAGAGCGGCAATTACAGGCGGACGTGCCTGTTGGATATTTTGTTTCCGGTGGTTTAGATTCAAGTTTACTGGTAGCTATCCAAAAACATTTGTATCCAGACAGAGCTATAAAAGGATACACGATATCTGATGCGATTAATACATCGGAAGGATTTGAGGAAGACCTGCCATTTGCTCAAATGTTAGCATCGCATTTGAATATTGATTTAGAGATTATTTCATCTAATAATATTTCTCCTTCTGATTTTGACGATATGATCTGGCATATGGACGAGCCCCAAGGTGATGCCGTGCCATTATATATATCAGCGATCTCAAAATTGGCAAGAGCACAAGGGCATGTGGTCCTTATCAGTGGAATAGGAGGCGATGACTTGTTTGCAGGCTATAGAAGACACCTGGCTTATTCGCTGGATCCATACACTGCAAAACTGCCCTTAGCTTTCAGAAGATTTATCAAGAATACATCCAGGATTTTACCGGATGATGTTCCCGGTTTGCGAAGATTAAAAAAAGTCTTGTCGGGCTTTGATTTTACAAATATGAACGACCGTTTGCTTGGGTATTTCGATTGGATCCCGACCGAGGAAACAAGGAAGCTTTTTTCAGATCCCGTATTACAAGCTTTGGCAGATTACAATCCACATGCTGTTTTTTTAAAGGACCTGGATTCTATTTCTGAAGCTTCAAGCAATTTAACGAAGCAATTATATTTAGAGGCTAAATATTATTTACCTGAACACAACTTGAATTATACCGATAAAGTTGGTATGAAACACGGTATTGAAATTAGAGTACCTTTTTTAGACAAAGATTTAGTAGAGTTGAGTTTTTCTATACCCGATGAATTTAAGCTGAAAGGCAAAACCACAAAATATATACTCCGGAAATTAGCAGAAAGATATTTACCTCCGGAAATTATTCACCGTAAGAAAACCGGATTCGGAGGCCCAGTCAGAACATGGATCAAAAGCGAATTTCAAACTGCAATTGATCGCGATTTGTCGGCAGAACACATGAAATCACAAGGCATTTTTAATCCAAAAGCAGTCAACCAATTGATTCAGGCCAATAAGACCGGCAAACGCGATGCTGCATATTCCATCTTGGCATTATTGGCCATACAATCATGGCTGAGGCAGTTTGGGAGGTAG